The DNA segment tataatttaaaattataataatatattctcaaaatatctatgagatcgtgataatcttatcgatATCTTTCCTAACAGAAAATCTCTATCAATACTAACGGAATAGGCCATCTTCGAGGGCTATAAAGCTCTCTAAGACTTAACTATTAAAAAGTACCAGGAGGAAGTATCACTGAGGAATAAGATGGAGAAGCAAATTGGTTTGGTGATGTTAGCTGTGGTGATGCTGTGTAGCCAATGTTTGATTGGCTTCGAAGCAAGACCGGTCGTCGAGCGTCGGAATTTGCTTGCAAATGGGCTTGGGATGACTCCTCCCATGGggtatgttttcttttttttcttatttgatagATTCATGTAAATTTTTCTGATCATAAGATGTACTTTAAGAGCAGTTGGAACACTTGGAATCACTTTTATTGTGATATCAACGAGACTATAATTAGAGAATCAGGTACAAATAtattgatgtgttttttctaacaAAAAATAAGTAGATCGGTTTATGATATGCTAGTGATGTTCTGTTTCGATGTTATAGCGGATGCATTGGTGTCCACCGGGCTTGCTAAACTTGGATATCGATATGTCAACATAGGTATGCCTCTCATAGCCTCACTCACAATTTCATTTTCGTTAGATTTAGATAGAGTAAatctgatgaattgtctatggcaTGGACATGCAGATGATTGTTGGGCTGAGCATAATCGTGATTCAACGGTTTGTAAATGGGTTTTTATTGATTGGTTTATGAAATGATGCATCAAGTGCATTGCTCATAAATACTTAAAGGCATTCGTTTTAGTGTTTCATCAACTCTTATGGTCATTCATGGATGCTTCCAGGGTTATATGGTGCCAAAAAGGTTGACGTTTCCATCAGGAATCAAAGCTCTAGCGGATTATGTTCACGGCAAGGGGCTTAAACTTGGTATTTACTCGGATGCAGGGTAAGTCTAGCGAAACAATGAATTCTGATTATCTCTTCATGACTGTCTCGATCTGTGAGTTCTTGAAATAAGACTTGTCGGGTATTGCAGGCATCGAACATGTAGCCAGACGATGCCAGGTTCGCTTGGTCATGAGCAGAAAGATGCTGAAACTTTTGCTTCATGGGTAAGCATGCGTGGTCGAATTGTTGAAGCTTTCTCTGATATTAATTAGTTTGTCGATTCTTCTTATTCTTGTACCAGGGCATTGATTACCTCAAGTACGACAACTGTAACAATGATAATTTGAAACCGATGAAGCGgtaaggttttctttttttttcgtcTTGGTGAGATTTTGTATGTGTTACTGAAATAAAGAAGAACTGTCGATGTAGGTATCCTGAGATGACTCGAGCTCTGATGAGAACAGGCAGACCAATTTTCCTCTCTCTTTGTGAAtggtaaaaaaagaaaagaatattagAGAATAGAAGAGCAAATAATCCTTTGCTTCTTTGCTGATCGACTCTgctcttgtttttttttatttagggGAGACATGCATCCGGCTCTTTGGGCTAATAAGTTGGGGAATAGCTGGAGAACAACTTTCGACATAAATGATTCATGGGAAAGGTACAGTTATTCATTTTCgtttcttcttgatgttcctgTGTGACATGGCATAATGTGTGTTGTTTTTTTATGTTACAGTATGGTTTCGAGGGCAGATCAGAATGAAGTTTATGCTGAGCATGCAAGGCCCGGCGGCTAGAATGGTAAGTGATTGTATAATTAGCCGATCCCATCATTTTCTGTGCAAGACATCTAACATGTCGGCTTACGTCTATAGATCCAGATATGCTCGAAGTTGGAAATGGTGGTATGAGTAACGATGAGTACATCGTGCACTTCAGCCTCTAGGCCGCTTCCAAGGTAGCATAACTCTCTTTCACTTATCATCTTTCTGCATGGTGAAGATTCTATTTACAGATAGCTTTACTCCAATCCAATCCATCTTTGCAGGCTCCTCTTATTATCGGGTGTGATGTAAGGAGCATGACCAAGGAAACCTTGGCTATCCTTGGCAACGAGGAAGTGATTGCTATAAACCAAGGTAGGCATATGCGACGAGTTCGATGGGGCTCTCATGAGCATGGCTTTCACATATGGTTTGTTTTTTGATGAACAGATCCTTTCGGTGTTCAAGCTAAGAAGGTGCGAATGTATGGAGATTCCGAGGTTGGTAATTGACATTGCAAGTTTTTCTCATATTCTGCCATCCCATGAAGCACGCAAGTCCTGAGATCATGGAAGTTTGGATGTAGGTTTGGGTAGGACCTCTCTCTGGATACAGAACTGTAGTCGTTCTGTTGAACCGTTCCCCTGAATTCAGAACCATCACAGCCCAATGGGATGACATTGGTCTTCCACCAAACACGGTTGTGGAAGTCAGAGATCTTTGGAAGGTACTCCAAATGTTTTGTCATCTTCTCCTACACATTGCAGTCACCGATTGACAGTTGTAGTTAACATGGTTGTACATTATTGGTTGCTGTAGCATGCGACACCGGAGAAGAGGTTCGTGAACGAACTGAGAGCCGGCGTGCATCACCATACCTGCAAGATGTTCCTGTTGACGCCTCTTACACTATCAGAAGAGAATGAACCGAAAGTCTAGTTATTACTCGTAGGATGAATAAATGTATGTACAAATTCGATGCTTGAATTTGCTGGTATTTTAATGAAGTAGAGCGTTCGTAGGATAATAAATTCATGTacaaatttgatgcttgaatttgttagtattttaatgaaattgagaattttttttattcatgacttttccctcaagaaatcacatattgtGATATTTCTTTTCATGTACGTGAGCTACGGTTCTGATCGGGGATCGACTTTAACGTTCGAAGATCACACGACGAGCAAGTTGTGAGGATTCCATCCCATCCTCGCATTGTCGCGACAACCCCTTTCCATCTGTAACAAAACACTAGGGTTTAGGCTTCTGAGGAGTCATCCCATCATAGTGTGGTCATCGTAGCGAGTATTCCCTAATAAATTCATGGAAGATGGGTGAGtacattttttgtttcttaataaATTTTTCTTGACTATTGCTTCCACATAAGTTACATAAGGTGAAAttaatattgataaaaaaataatattataaaattattttttaattttaatttagtatttttttatttaacagcATTTGCagtatttgagaaaaaaaaataaaattaaataattttctttttttaaatataaagatcttaatttttaaaaatataaagattaaaatattaaaaataactaataataaaaaaatataattagtcCGTTTTAGAAGCCCTAATCTGATATAGCTAATAAACACCGCACCAGGAGTATCCTCACGCAGCGTCTCCTGTCTAAGACTGGCATCACGCGCCACGTATGCCAGTTCGGACACACGTGCAGCGGACTCAGACCTCCATGCGTCGACCGAAGCTTTAACACTCTGTGGGCGTGGCAAACTTATCACGTCGCGCTGCGCCCTCCCCACGCCTACATAAAGCTTCGCCGATTCATGATTTCCCTCGGTCGCAAGCACAAATTGCACGCTGAACACTATTGCAGGATGCAAAGCGGGAAGAGAGTGGTGGAGTCTGCAAAAGAGACGGCGGGGAACATCACCGCCTCCACCAAGGCCGGCATGGAGAAGACCAAAGCCTCCGTCGAGGAAAAGGTTGTGGATATTATTTCGATGAATGCTATGGACgaatgacttgaggtgttgtatctgTCGTATCGCAGGTGGAGAAGATGAGGGCCAGGGACCCGGAAGAGAAGGCGGAGGCGGGGCGGCGGAAGGAGGAGAGGAAGTACGAGGCGGAGgccgagaaggaggcagcgaaagAGCGGCACGCGGCAGAAAGGGAGGATGTGAGGGCTGGTGGAGCTGCAGGCGGCGGTGTGGCTGGCCACCCGGCTGGCCAAGCTCCGGTGGCATCCGGCGGCCACCCCCATGCTGGTGGTCGTGGCTCCACCACGGGCCCCGGCTTCTGACCGAGTTAAACCTGTTGATTTATCGCATAGAGCCAAATAGATGATGCCTTTGAATACCGGCATCGTTACGTGCTTGTAAGTCTTTAGTTTGTCGACCGTAAGATCGTGTGGTCTGATTCCCGGCAGGATTGCATCAAATGAAACGAATACGGGAGACTGGGAATAAAGA comes from the Musa acuminata AAA Group cultivar baxijiao chromosome BXJ2-8, Cavendish_Baxijiao_AAA, whole genome shotgun sequence genome and includes:
- the LOC135618446 gene encoding 11 kDa late embryogenesis abundant protein-like; this translates as MQSGKRVVESAKETAGNITASTKAGMEKTKASVEEKVEKMRARDPEEKAEAGRRKEERKYEAEAEKEAAKERHAAEREDVRAGGAAGGGVAGHPAGQAPVASGGHPHAGGRGSTTGPGF